A DNA window from Mycobacterium sp. IDR2000157661 contains the following coding sequences:
- a CDS encoding nuclear transport factor 2 family protein, translating into MTVSHSARTDDLVEIQQLLAKYAVTITQGDIDGLVSVFTPDGTYSAFGSTYTLNRFPELVDAAPKGLFMTGTSLVRLDDSDPDKATGTQPLCFIEHSKHDMRIGYYNDTYVRTEDGWRLKTRAMTFIRRSGEHDSGRPHAIGRPDAG; encoded by the coding sequence ATGACAGTGTCACATAGCGCCAGGACCGATGACCTGGTCGAGATCCAGCAGCTGCTCGCGAAGTACGCCGTCACCATCACCCAGGGCGACATCGACGGGCTGGTCTCGGTCTTCACCCCGGACGGCACGTACAGCGCCTTCGGCTCGACGTACACGCTGAACCGCTTCCCCGAACTCGTCGACGCCGCACCCAAGGGCCTGTTCATGACGGGGACGTCGCTGGTCCGGCTCGATGACAGCGATCCCGACAAGGCGACCGGCACGCAGCCGCTGTGCTTCATCGAGCACTCCAAGCACGACATGCGCATCGGCTATTACAACGACACCTATGTCCGCACCGAGGACGGCTGGCGGCTGAAAACCCGTGCCATGACCTTCATCCGGCGCAGCGGCGAACACGACTCGGGCCGTCCGCACGCGATCGGAAGGCCCGACGCTGGATGA
- a CDS encoding metal-dependent hydrolase family protein, with the protein MSVTTLRAAGYVDVDAGEIVRPGVVRIEGDTIVGVGGSADEGDVIDLGDAILLPGLMDMEVNLLMGGRGEKPGLSQVQDDPATRVLRAVGNARRTLRAGFTTVRNLGLFVKTGGYLLDVALAKAIDAGWIDGPRVVPAGHAITPTGGHLDPTMFAAFMPGALELTVEEGIANGVDEIRKAVRYQIKHGAQLIKVCVSGGVMSLTGEAGAQHYSDEELRAIVDEAHRRGLRVAAHTHGAEAVKHAVACGIDCIEHGFLMDDEAIQMLVDNDRWLVTTRRLAEAMDVSKAPKALQDKAAEMFPKARTSIKAAYQAGVKIAVGTDAPAIPHGRNADELVTLVDWGIPPAAVLRAATVVGADLIGRSDLGRIAEGYLADIIAVPGDPLADISVTRDVNFVMKDGKVFKNDSVT; encoded by the coding sequence GTGTCCGTCACGACGCTGCGGGCCGCGGGTTACGTCGACGTCGATGCCGGCGAGATCGTCCGGCCGGGCGTCGTCAGGATCGAGGGCGACACCATAGTCGGTGTCGGCGGCTCGGCCGACGAAGGTGACGTCATCGATCTCGGCGATGCGATTCTGCTGCCCGGACTGATGGACATGGAGGTCAACCTCCTGATGGGCGGCCGGGGTGAGAAACCCGGGCTGTCCCAGGTTCAGGACGATCCCGCGACCCGGGTGCTGCGCGCAGTGGGCAACGCCCGCCGCACGCTCCGGGCCGGCTTCACGACGGTGCGAAATCTCGGACTGTTCGTCAAGACCGGCGGTTACCTGCTCGACGTCGCGTTGGCCAAGGCGATCGACGCGGGTTGGATCGACGGACCCCGGGTCGTGCCCGCAGGCCATGCGATCACGCCGACCGGCGGGCACCTCGACCCGACGATGTTCGCCGCGTTCATGCCCGGTGCGCTGGAACTGACCGTCGAAGAGGGCATCGCCAACGGCGTCGACGAGATCCGCAAAGCGGTGCGCTACCAGATCAAGCACGGTGCGCAGCTGATCAAGGTCTGCGTGTCCGGTGGCGTGATGTCGCTGACCGGAGAGGCAGGCGCGCAACACTATTCGGACGAGGAACTGCGCGCGATCGTCGACGAGGCCCACCGGCGTGGACTACGGGTTGCCGCGCACACGCACGGCGCCGAGGCCGTCAAGCACGCCGTCGCCTGCGGCATCGACTGTATCGAGCACGGCTTCCTCATGGACGACGAAGCCATCCAGATGCTGGTCGACAATGACCGGTGGCTGGTGACGACGCGTCGACTGGCCGAAGCGATGGACGTCTCCAAGGCGCCGAAGGCCCTGCAGGACAAGGCCGCCGAGATGTTCCCGAAGGCCCGTACCTCGATCAAGGCGGCCTACCAGGCGGGCGTGAAGATCGCCGTCGGCACGGACGCGCCGGCGATCCCACACGGTCGCAACGCCGACGAACTGGTCACCCTGGTGGACTGGGGCATACCGCCGGCGGCGGTCCTGCGCGCCGCGACGGTTGTCGGCGCCGACCTGATCGGCAGATCCGACCTCGGCCGCATCGCCGAGGGCTACCTGGCCGACATCATTGCCGTGCCCGGTGACCCGTTGGCCGATATCAGCGTTACACGAGACGTCAACTTTGTAATGAAAGACGGTAAGGTCTTCAAGAATGACAGTGTCACATAG
- a CDS encoding aromatic ring-hydroxylating oxygenase subunit alpha — protein sequence MSFFPKPAAGSWTENWPELGTAPVNYEDSIDPEHYKLEQEAIFKKTWLNVGRVERLARKGSYFTREMPSAGHGTSVIIVKDTDNEVRAFYNMCRHRGNKLVWSDYPGEEVAGSCRQFVCKYHAWRYSLKGDLTFVQQEGEFFDLDKSQYGLVPVRCEVWEGFIFINFDKDAVPLREYLGDFAKGLEGYPFHEMTEHYSYRAEINANWKLFIDAFVEFYHAPILHMKQAEKEEAEKLAKFGFEALAYDIKGDHSMVSSWGGMSPPKDLNMVKPIERILHSGLFGPWDRPDIKGILPDELPPAINPGRHKSWGTDSFEFFPNFTLLFWAPGWYLTYHYWPTAVDKHIFEADLYFVPPTNLRQRLSQELAAVTFKEYAFQDANTLEATQTQINTRVVTDFPLCDQEILLRHLHKTAHEYVNRYKEAKAAGNGSADGNSVSQANEKDPANV from the coding sequence GTGTCATTTTTCCCGAAGCCGGCCGCCGGTAGCTGGACAGAGAACTGGCCGGAGCTCGGCACGGCGCCGGTCAACTACGAGGACTCGATCGATCCCGAGCACTACAAGCTCGAGCAGGAGGCGATCTTCAAGAAGACCTGGCTCAACGTGGGTCGCGTCGAGCGGTTGGCCAGGAAGGGCAGCTATTTCACCCGCGAGATGCCCTCCGCCGGTCACGGCACATCGGTGATCATTGTCAAGGACACCGATAACGAGGTGCGCGCCTTCTACAACATGTGCCGCCACCGCGGCAACAAGCTGGTGTGGTCCGACTACCCGGGCGAGGAGGTGGCGGGCAGTTGCCGTCAGTTCGTCTGCAAGTACCACGCCTGGCGGTACAGCCTCAAGGGTGATCTGACCTTCGTCCAGCAAGAAGGTGAGTTCTTCGACCTCGACAAGTCGCAGTACGGGTTGGTGCCTGTGCGATGCGAGGTGTGGGAGGGCTTCATCTTCATCAACTTCGACAAGGACGCGGTGCCGCTGCGGGAGTATCTCGGCGACTTCGCCAAGGGCCTCGAGGGCTATCCGTTCCACGAGATGACCGAGCACTACAGCTATCGCGCGGAGATCAACGCCAACTGGAAGCTGTTCATTGACGCGTTCGTCGAGTTCTACCACGCGCCGATCCTGCACATGAAGCAGGCGGAGAAGGAGGAGGCCGAGAAGCTGGCCAAGTTCGGCTTCGAGGCGCTGGCCTACGACATCAAGGGTGACCACTCGATGGTGTCGTCGTGGGGCGGCATGAGCCCCCCGAAAGACCTCAACATGGTCAAGCCGATCGAGCGGATCCTGCACAGCGGGCTGTTCGGGCCGTGGGACCGGCCCGACATCAAGGGCATTCTGCCCGATGAGTTGCCGCCGGCCATCAACCCGGGTCGCCACAAGAGTTGGGGCACAGACTCGTTCGAGTTCTTCCCGAACTTCACGCTGTTGTTCTGGGCGCCCGGCTGGTACCTCACCTACCACTACTGGCCTACCGCCGTGGACAAACACATCTTCGAGGCGGATCTGTACTTCGTGCCGCCGACGAACCTGCGCCAGCGGCTGTCCCAGGAACTCGCGGCGGTGACGTTCAAGGAGTACGCGTTCCAGGACGCAAACACCTTGGAGGCCACGCAGACGCAGATCAACACCCGGGTGGTCACCGACTTCCCGCTGTGCGACCAGGAGATCCTGCTGCGCCATCTGCACAAGACGGCACACGAGTACGTGAACCGGTACAAAGAAGCCAAGGCTGCCGGAAACGGTTCTGCCGACGGCAATTCGGTATCGCAGGCGAACGAGAAGGATCCCGCCAATGTCTAA
- a CDS encoding carboxymuconolactone decarboxylase family protein has protein sequence MRLPPLPADRWDDAVDHSLSAMLPAERRNPRDAGNLLATLVRHPKLTRAFLRFNNHLLFSSTLSPRLRELAVLRVAHLTGCEYEWAHHVNMGRETGLTDDDIGGIQRGEVSDGLDSAVLRAVDDLQDKATVSDATWAALSDHLDERALMDLVFTIGCYGALAMAINTFGVEPDSEINAER, from the coding sequence GTGCGCTTGCCGCCGCTGCCCGCAGATCGGTGGGACGATGCCGTCGACCACTCGCTGTCCGCCATGTTGCCCGCCGAGCGCCGCAACCCGCGGGACGCAGGCAACCTACTCGCTACCCTCGTCCGTCACCCCAAGCTCACCCGAGCGTTCCTGCGGTTCAACAACCACCTGTTGTTCTCCTCGACGCTGTCACCGCGGCTGCGCGAGCTCGCGGTGCTGCGCGTCGCGCACCTGACCGGGTGTGAGTACGAATGGGCACACCACGTGAACATGGGTCGCGAGACCGGTCTGACCGACGACGACATCGGCGGCATCCAGCGCGGTGAGGTCTCCGACGGACTCGACAGCGCGGTGCTGCGGGCCGTCGACGATTTGCAGGACAAGGCGACGGTCTCGGATGCGACGTGGGCAGCGCTGTCCGACCACCTCGACGAGCGTGCGCTGATGGACCTCGTCTTCACGATCGGCTGCTATGGCGCACTAGCCATGGCGATCAACACGTTCGGCGTAGAACCTGACTCCGAAATCAACGCAGAGAGGTAA